A window from Triticum aestivum cultivar Chinese Spring chromosome 6D, IWGSC CS RefSeq v2.1, whole genome shotgun sequence encodes these proteins:
- the LOC123142484 gene encoding uncharacterized protein codes for MVTIVNTTEDEPMLAVVRSTAELAWADVGAEVTNPEVARLCAEAQQHVLAGRWLDMAALMFASADLLLLATRLSDKDLECSLTVICNLVTKAGSEDEALEIARLICAKLTHQPGEKPTLRIKVLFSLYNLLPSLSGKALVYRKALELAAAGKTADCVVPTFKNIDAFVAYWGIGKPEQRDLFLAVTRILKDQKGMTKEYFKFLNKYLATFDGSSDEADAIGAAKEEAAAAIIEFVKSSDLYQVLLSSGSHLRLRSCVRVEKSRESHNAYDFDSLGDVSLSPYQNMI; via the exons ATGGTGACGATCGTCAACACCACGGAGGACGAGCCGATGCTGGCGGTGGTGCGCTCCACGGCGGAGCTCGCCTGGGCCGACGTGGGCGCCGAGGTCACCAACCCGGAGGTGGCCCGCCTCTGCGCCGAGGCGCAGCAGCACGTCCTCGCCGGCCGCTGGCTCGACATGGCTGCCCTCATGTTCGCCtccgccgacctcctcctcctcgccacacGCCTCTCCGACAaag ATCTCGAGTGCTCCCTCACCGTGATCTGCAACCTCGTCACCAAGGCCGGATCCGAGGACGAGGCGCTGGAGATCGCCAGGCTCATCTGCGCCAAGCTCACCCACCAGCCGGGTGAGAAGCCCACGCTGCGCATCAAAGT CCTGTTCAGCCTGTACAACCTACTGCCGAGCCTCTCCGGCAAGGCCTTGGTCTACAGGAAGGCgctcgagctcgccgccgccgggaaGACCGCCGACTGCGTCGTGCCCACCTTCAAGAACATCGACGCCTTTGTCGCCTACTGGGGCATCGGCAAGCCGGAGCAGAGGGACCTGTTCCTTGCCGTCACCAGGATTCTTAAAGACCAGAAGGG CATGACCAAGGAGTACTTCAAGTTTCTGAACAAGTACCTGGCTACATTCGATGGTTCGTCTGATGAGGCCGACGCAATTGGTGCAGCGAAGGAAGAAGCTGCTGCAGCAATCATTGAGTTTGTCAAGTCATCTGACCTCTATCAGGTACTTTTATCCTCCGGCTCACATCTCCGTCTTAGGTCTTGTGTTCGTGTGGAAAAATCTCGTGAGAGCCATAATGCTTATGATTTTGATTCTCTGGGCGATGTATCGCTTTCTCCATACCAGAACATGATATAA